From a single Miscanthus floridulus cultivar M001 chromosome 8, ASM1932011v1, whole genome shotgun sequence genomic region:
- the LOC136477881 gene encoding F-box protein At5g51370-like isoform X1 encodes MPEPGGRCLGDLGQRQLLKGWPDLWLVGDKPGGLRARSTTAAMAAAPHPPPSPPPEPDQTLALPDVLLLRVLACLPEPHLTGAASLVCRRWTRLAGRLRRRLAVRDWAFVAHRLPYRFPDLADLDLFPASIAAPTAAAAPHASPLLTCGAVSLTLDASADPPLGACRFVVDDALDRGLAAVAASFPSLRRLSATAASESGGLMAIAGGCPTLQELELHRCTDLALRPVSAFAHLQILRIVAASPALYGTTEGGGVTDIGLTILAHGCKRLVKLELQGCEGSYDGIAAVGRCCAMLEELTIVDHRMDGGWLAALAFCGNLKTLRLQSCSRIDDDPGPAEHLGACLTLESLQLHRCQLRDRSALHALFLVCEGAREIQVQNCWGLEDDMFALAGLCRRVKFLLLEGCSLLTTRGLESVITSWSDLQSLEVVTCNKIKDEEITPALSELFSNLKELKWRPDNKSLLAASLVGTGMGKKGRVFFKRQILPAHQRIKGKVLKCSAGVAT; translated from the exons ATGCCTGAGCCCGGCGGCCGTTGCCTCGGCGACCTGGGTCAGCGCCAGCTGCTCAAGGGCTGGCCTGACCTGTGGCTGGTGGGGGACAAGCCCGGCGGCCTCCGCGCGCGCTCCACCACCGCGGCCATGGCAGCCGCGCCACAcccgccgccatcgccgccgcccgAGCCCGACCAAACCCTAGCGCTCCCGGACGTGCTCCTCCTCCGCGTCCTCGCCTGCCTCCCGGAGCCCCACCTCACGGGCGCCGCCTCGCTGGTCTGCAGGCGGTGGACGCGCCTCGCGGGGCGCCTGCGCCGCCGCCTCGCCGTGCGGGACTGGGCCTTCGTCGCGCACCGCCTGCCCTACCGCTTCCCCGACCTGGCCGACCTCGACCTGTTCCCGGCCTCCATCGCCGCGCCCACCGCCGCGGCGGCGCCCCACGCCTCCCCGCTCCTAACCTGCGGCGCGGTCTCGCTAACCCTAGACGCCAGCGCGGACCCGCCGCTCGGCGCATGCCGCTTCGTCGTCGACGACGCGCTCGACCGGGggctcgccgccgtcgccgctagCTTCCCCAGCCTCCGCCGTCTCtcggccaccgccgcctccgaGTCCGGCGGGCTCATGGCCATCGCCGGCGGATGCCCGACGCTGCAGGAGCTCgagctccaccgctgcaccgaccTCGCCCTCCGCCCGGTCTCCGCCTTCGCGCACCTCCAGATCCTCCGCATTGTCGCCGCGTCCCCCGCGCTCTACGGCACCACCGAGGGCGGCGGCGTCACTGACATCGGCCTCACCATCCTCGCCCATGGATGCAAGCGGCTCGTCAAGCTGGAGCTTCAGGGTTGCGAGGGGAGCTACGACGGCATCGCGGCTGTGGGCCGCTGCTGTGCGATGCTTGAGGAGCTCACCATCGTTGACCACAGGATGGACGGCGGGTGGCTTGCTGCCCTAGCATTCTGTGGGAACCTCAAGACCCTGCGGCTGCAGAGTTGCAGCAGGATCGACGACGACCCTGGCCCGGCGGAACACCTTGGTGCTTGTCTCACGCTCGAGAGCTTGCAGCTGCACCGGTGCCAGCTGCGTGACCGTAGCGCCCTCCACGCCCTCTTTTTGGTCTGCGAGGGAGCCCGTGAGATACAGGTCCAGAATTGCTGGGGCCTTGAAGATGATATGTTTGCCTTGGCTGGCCTATGCAG GAGAGTAAAATTCCTGTTGTTAGAAGGGTGCTCACTATTAACAACTCGAGGTCTCGAATCGGTGATAACCTCATGGAGCGATCTCCAGAGTCTAGAAGTTGTTACCTGCAACAAAATCAAGGATGAGGAAATAACCCCTGCTCTTTCAGAGCTATTCTCCAATCTCAAAGAGCTGAAGTGGCGGCCTGACAACAAGTCACTTCTTGCCGCGAGCCTTGTTGGCACTGGGATGGGAAAGAAGGGCAGGGTATTTTTCAAAAGG CAGATCTTGCCCGCCCATCAACGGATCAAAGGGAAGGTGCTCAAGTGTTCAGCAGGTGTTGCTACTTAG
- the LOC136477881 gene encoding F-box protein At5g51370-like isoform X2 — translation MPEPGGRCLGDLGQRQLLKGWPDLWLVGDKPGGLRARSTTAAMAAAPHPPPSPPPEPDQTLALPDVLLLRVLACLPEPHLTGAASLVCRRWTRLAGRLRRRLAVRDWAFVAHRLPYRFPDLADLDLFPASIAAPTAAAAPHASPLLTCGAVSLTLDASADPPLGACRFVVDDALDRGLAAVAASFPSLRRLSATAASESGGLMAIAGGCPTLQELELHRCTDLALRPVSAFAHLQILRIVAASPALYGTTEGGGVTDIGLTILAHGCKRLVKLELQGCEGSYDGIAAVGRCCAMLEELTIVDHRMDGGWLAALAFCGNLKTLRLQSCSRIDDDPGPAEHLGACLTLESLQLHRCQLRDRSALHALFLVCEGAREIQVQNCWGLEDDMFALAGLCRRVKFLLLEGCSLLTTRGLESVITSWSDLQSLEVVTCNKIKDEEITPALSELFSNLKELKWRPDNKSLLAASLVGTGMGKKGRVFFKRILPAHQRIKGKVLKCSAGVAT, via the exons ATGCCTGAGCCCGGCGGCCGTTGCCTCGGCGACCTGGGTCAGCGCCAGCTGCTCAAGGGCTGGCCTGACCTGTGGCTGGTGGGGGACAAGCCCGGCGGCCTCCGCGCGCGCTCCACCACCGCGGCCATGGCAGCCGCGCCACAcccgccgccatcgccgccgcccgAGCCCGACCAAACCCTAGCGCTCCCGGACGTGCTCCTCCTCCGCGTCCTCGCCTGCCTCCCGGAGCCCCACCTCACGGGCGCCGCCTCGCTGGTCTGCAGGCGGTGGACGCGCCTCGCGGGGCGCCTGCGCCGCCGCCTCGCCGTGCGGGACTGGGCCTTCGTCGCGCACCGCCTGCCCTACCGCTTCCCCGACCTGGCCGACCTCGACCTGTTCCCGGCCTCCATCGCCGCGCCCACCGCCGCGGCGGCGCCCCACGCCTCCCCGCTCCTAACCTGCGGCGCGGTCTCGCTAACCCTAGACGCCAGCGCGGACCCGCCGCTCGGCGCATGCCGCTTCGTCGTCGACGACGCGCTCGACCGGGggctcgccgccgtcgccgctagCTTCCCCAGCCTCCGCCGTCTCtcggccaccgccgcctccgaGTCCGGCGGGCTCATGGCCATCGCCGGCGGATGCCCGACGCTGCAGGAGCTCgagctccaccgctgcaccgaccTCGCCCTCCGCCCGGTCTCCGCCTTCGCGCACCTCCAGATCCTCCGCATTGTCGCCGCGTCCCCCGCGCTCTACGGCACCACCGAGGGCGGCGGCGTCACTGACATCGGCCTCACCATCCTCGCCCATGGATGCAAGCGGCTCGTCAAGCTGGAGCTTCAGGGTTGCGAGGGGAGCTACGACGGCATCGCGGCTGTGGGCCGCTGCTGTGCGATGCTTGAGGAGCTCACCATCGTTGACCACAGGATGGACGGCGGGTGGCTTGCTGCCCTAGCATTCTGTGGGAACCTCAAGACCCTGCGGCTGCAGAGTTGCAGCAGGATCGACGACGACCCTGGCCCGGCGGAACACCTTGGTGCTTGTCTCACGCTCGAGAGCTTGCAGCTGCACCGGTGCCAGCTGCGTGACCGTAGCGCCCTCCACGCCCTCTTTTTGGTCTGCGAGGGAGCCCGTGAGATACAGGTCCAGAATTGCTGGGGCCTTGAAGATGATATGTTTGCCTTGGCTGGCCTATGCAG GAGAGTAAAATTCCTGTTGTTAGAAGGGTGCTCACTATTAACAACTCGAGGTCTCGAATCGGTGATAACCTCATGGAGCGATCTCCAGAGTCTAGAAGTTGTTACCTGCAACAAAATCAAGGATGAGGAAATAACCCCTGCTCTTTCAGAGCTATTCTCCAATCTCAAAGAGCTGAAGTGGCGGCCTGACAACAAGTCACTTCTTGCCGCGAGCCTTGTTGGCACTGGGATGGGAAAGAAGGGCAGGGTATTTTTCAAAAGG ATCTTGCCCGCCCATCAACGGATCAAAGGGAAGGTGCTCAAGTGTTCAGCAGGTGTTGCTACTTAG